Part of the Deinococcus grandis genome, TGACCTTGCCGCCGAACTTCGCGTTGACCTTCTTGCCCGCGGCGATGAAGTCGTCCCAGGTCTTGATGGCGGTCGGGTTCACGCCCGCCTGCTGGTACAGGTCGCGGCGGTAGAAGATCACGACGGGGCCGGAATCCCAGGGCATGGCGTAGCGCTTGTTGCCGACGGTCAGTTCCGTCCACTTGAAGGCGGGGAAGCTCTTGGCGTACTTGTTGGCGCCCAGGGTGTTCAGGTCGGTGAAGCAGTCGGGGAAGCGCGCCCAGAACACTTCGGCCTCGTTGTTCTCGATGGAGTACACGTCGGGCATGTCGGCGCCGCCCGCCGCGCAGCCGGCCAGGCCGCGGTCGTAGACGTTCTGGTTCCCCAGGTCGACGACGTTGACCTTCACGTTGGGGTACTTCTTGTTGAAGCTGGGGATGGTGCTTTCCAGCGCCTTGGCGGCGGCGTCCCAGGACCAGACGGTCACGGTGCCGGAGAGGCTCTGCGCGGAGGCGGCGCTGGCGAGGGCAAGGGCGGTGATCAGGGCAAGTTTTTTCATGGCGTCTCCTGGAGGGACGAGGCGGGTAACCGGTTGCCGCATGATGACGCACGCCGACTTCAGACTGTAGTAACCGGTTTCTGAATGACAGTGAAGTGAGGTGGACACCGTGCAGGACGAGGTGTGAATCAGGTGGGCGCTGCGGCGGGCGCCTGTGTCCATACGGACGGGTTTACTTGTGATACATCTGGAGCATACATTTGAGTAACCGGTTTCGCAAGGGGGGAACACCATCCGCAAAAAAGCCCCAACCATCTACGACATTGCCCAGCGCGCCCAGGTCTCCGTCGCCACCGTCTCCCGCGTCCTCAACGGCCACAACACCGTCAACGAGGTCCTGCGCGAACGCGTCGAACAGGCCATGCGCGAACTGCGCTTCCGCCCCAACCGCATCGCCCAGACCCTCTACCACCACCGCTCCAAGACCATCGGCTGCATCCTCCCGGACATCGGCAACCCCTTCTTCAGCCAGCTCTTCCTGCAACTGGAGATCGGCGCGTTCGAACGCGGCTACACCATGATCCTCGGCAACACCGTCAGCACCCGCGACATGGAACTCACCTACCTGCACGCCCTGACCGAACGCCAGGTCGACGGCCTGCTGTACCTCGGCGGCCTTACCAACGACCCCCACCCCGATCCGGACGCACTGCGCGCCCTGCACGACATCGCCGAACGCCTTCCCATCGTGGCCGTCAACGGCGACGTGCCCGGCGCGCCCCTGGCCTCCAGCGTCCGCTCGGACGAACGCGGCGGCACCCGCGACCTGCTGGACCTGCTCCACCGGCACGGCCACACCCGCGTCGCATTCCTCGGCGGACAGCTCGACGTCACCACCAGCGTCGAGAAACTCGACCTGTACCGCCAGCAGCACCCCGACGCCCCCAACCACTGGATCCAGCTCACCGGCCTGACCATCGACGCCGGACGCGTCGCCATGACCGCCCTGCTCGCCGCCGGCACGCCGCCCACCGCCTGCCTGTGCGTGAACGACCTCGTCGCCGCCGGCGCGCTGGCCGCCGCACACGAACGCGGCCTGACCGTCCCCGGCGACCTGTCCATCGTCGGCTTCGACGACATCTTCGTCGCGCAGGTCGTCACCCCGCCCCTCACCAGCGTCAACCACAACTACCCCGAAGTCGCCCGCCAGGCCCTCGACGCGCTCCTCGACGCGATCGAAGGGCAGAAACCCGAACGGCACATCAGCGTCCCCACCCGACTCATCGAACGCGACTCCGTCAGCGACCGCCTCGTTCCCCTCTGACAGCGGCGTCCAGTGATAGGGGCGTCCAGTGTCATTGCAGGGTACACCCTGGGGCTCCACGTTCAGCCGCTGTGAAGAGGGTGAACCGAGCACGGACCATGCCGCGACCTGGAACGCCCCGGAGCGTGCTGCTGGCCCCGGGGCGTTCCGTGCCCGTCCCACCGGCCGGGGGTCAGCGGATCGGGTCGATCTCGCTCAGGGAGGTGGAGGCACTCTGGAGGCGCTGCTCGCGCAGGTCCTGCATCTCCCGCTGGTTCAGGGCGTGTTCGGCCATGACGATGGTCTGGCACAGCAGCATCAGCGAGCCGCTGACGCTGCTGGACAGCGCGCGGGTGTCGCGCTCGCCGAGGACCACGCCGCGCTGCCCGTCGGTGAGGATCAGGACGTGCGGGCCGACCAGCATGCCCGCGCCGCCCCAGGTGCAGGCGCGGCTGCCCATCAGCTCGTCGCGCCAGCCGTCGGTGCTGCGCGGCGCGTCCCCGACCTGATCCTGCCCGGCGTGGGCACGCAGGTGCTGGATCAGGTCGGTGATCACCGGGGCGTCCTCGCGGCCCAGGGCGGTCAGGTGCGCCACCAGGGCGTCGCGGGTACCTGCCCCCCGCTGCCACTGCTGCGCGGCGTTCAGGAGCGTGTCGTCGGTCATGCCGTCACTATAGGTCGCGCGCGCGTGAGACGCGCCGCGTGGGTCGTCAGTCGCCCGGCTCGTCGGGCGTGTCCGGGGTGTGCGCCAGGTCGTACAGGTCCAGCGCGCCGCTGAGCAGGAACGCCTCGACGAGCTGCGGGTCGAACTGCGTGCCGCTGCCCGCGTGCAGTTCGCGCAGCACCTGTTCCAGCCGCAGCGGCGGGCGGTAGGGGCGCAGGGTGAGCATGGCGTCCACGGCGTCCGCGACGGCCAGCAGACGGCCCTGGATGGGAATGTCATGTCCACGCAGGCCCTCGGGGTACCCGGTGCCGTCGAAGCGTTCGTGGTGGTACAGGACGTACGGCCGCGCGGAGGTCAGGGCGGGGAACCCGCTGATCATGTGCGCGCCGATCACCGGGTGCCGCTGGATGTTGCGGTACTCGGTGTCGCTCAGGCGGCCGGGTTTGCACAGCACCGTGTCCGAGATGGACGTCTTGCCGATGTCGTGCAGCACCGCGCCCAGCCGGACTTCCTCCAGTTGCGTGTCGCTCCAGCCGAGCGTCCGGGCGATCATGAGGGCGCTGCGCTGCACGCGCTGCGTGTGGTCGCGGGTGTACGCGTCGTGCGCGCCCAGTGCCACCACGAAGGCGTTCACGACCGCCAGGGTCGCGGCTTCCAGTTCCGCCTCCTGCATCTTGTAGCGGTGGAACAGCGCGCCGAACTCCTCGGCGTACCGTTCGAGCTGCGCGGCGTAGAGGCGCAGTTCCTGCACCCGGGGGTCCTCGGCGGGCACCTCGGCGGCGGGCGGAACCGGAACGTCGCTCATGAGGGCAGCGTAGTCCGGGGGGTCATGCAGGATTCTTTCAGCACCCGCTCATGGGCGTGGTGTGCGGATTCGCGTCACTCGCGCGGCCGGAACGGCAGGTACTTCGGCTGCCAGAACTTGCGCCGGACGGTATCCAGCAGCGCCGCGTCGCTCTGGCCGCGCAGCGTGAACTCGGTGGCGACGCCGTCCGCGAGGGCCTGCCGGATCACGGCCACCGCGACGTGAATGCTCGCGTGACTCAGTTCGTCCACCGGCGGGTACGTGCGGCCCGGGTGGTTCGTCTGCGTGTACTCCGCCAGGGCGTACGCGGCGGCCGTGACCATCTCGTCCGTGACCTCGCGCACGCGGGCGAGGATCGCGCCGAAGCCCAGGCCGGGGAAGATGAACGCGTTGTTCCCCTGCCCGATCTCGTGCATCTCGCCGTGCAGGCTGACCGGGTCGAAGGGACTGCCGGTCGCCACGATGGCCTGCCCGCCGGTCCAGGCCAGGATGTCCGCCGGGAGCGCCTCCGTATTCGCGGTGGGGTTGCTCAGCGGGAACACCAGGGGGCGGGGCGTGTTGGCGTGCGCGGCCCGCACCGCCCCCTCGCTGAAGATGCCGGCCTGCCCGCTGAGGCCCAGCAGTACGGTCGCCTTCGCCTCGCGGATCACGCTTTCGAGGTCGGTGCCCGCCCAGCCGTCCGTCAGGGCCCTCGGCGTGGCGAGGTCGCGCTTGTAGTCCTCCATGTGGCGGTCGTCGGTCAGCAGCCCGCGCGAGTCGAGCACGAACACCCGCCCCGCGATCTCCTCGGGGCTCAGGCCGTCGCGGCGCATCCCCTCGCGGATCGCCAGGGCCACCCCCGCACCACCCGCGCCCGCCCCATGCACGACGACCACCTGATCGCGCAGCGCCTCGCCCTTCATCCGGCAGGCGTTCAGCACCCCGGCCAGCACCACCGCGCCCGTGCCCTGGATGTCGTCGTTGAAGCTCGGCACGACCCGGCGGTAGCGGCGCAGCACCTCGAACGCCGCGTCCTTGCTGAAGTCCTCCCACTGGATGATCGCCTTCGGGTAGCGCTGCAGCGTGGCCTCCACGAAGCGGTCCACGAAGCGCAGGTATTCGTCCCCGGTCAGGCGCCCGTGCTTCACGCCCAGGTACGCCGGGTCGTCCCGCAGGTCGGCGCGCCCGGTCCCGACGTCCAGTTCCACCGGGAGGGTCTTGTCCGGCCCCACGCCGCCCGCCACGGTGTACAGCGAGAGTTTCCCGATGCTGATCGCCATGCCCCCGAAGCCCTGATCCCCGATACCCAGGATCGCGCTGCTGTCGGTCGCCACGATGATCCGCACGTCGTTCAGCGGCACGTTCGCCAGCGCCGCCCCGGCCCGGTCGATGTTCCGGGTGCTCAGGGTCAGGCCGCGCGGGTAGCGGTAGATCTGGCTGAACTTCTGCACCGCCAGCCCCACCGTCGGCGTGTACACCACCGGCAGCATCTCCTCCACATGCGCGGACAGCAGCGCGTAGAACAGCACCTCGTTGCGGTCCTGCAGGTTGCGCAGGAACACGTGCCGGTCCAGCGGCTCGGTGATCTGCGCGTACTCCGCGTACTGCCGCTCGACCAGCGCGTCCAGCGTGTCCACCTGCGGGGCCAGCAGGCCGTCCAGGCCCAGCGCCTCCCGCTCGGCCTCGGTGAACGCCGTGCCCTTGTTCAGCAGCGGGAAGCGCAGCAGCGGAAAGCCACGCACCAGCGGGTGCAGGTAGCGGTGCCCGTCCTCGCCGCGGCGGACATCGTAATGGTCGGTCAGGGGCAGGGTGCGGCGGGTCACGGCTGGCCTCCGGTCAGGGTGAGGGGATGGCGGTTCATGTCCTTGAACAGCAGGTACTTGCTCCAGTCGCGGCCCAGTGCCCCGTACCACTGCGGGCAGTGCGCGCCCATCCAGATCACGTCCCCCGTCTGCACCGGGTAATAGGCCTCCTGAAGCTTGTACAGGCCCTCGCCCGAGAGCATCAGCAGACCGTGCTCCATGTAATGCACTTCCGTGTACGGCAGGGTCGCGCCCGGCGCGAAACTCATGGTGCTCATCATGAAATCGAACCGTGGATCGTCCGGCAGCAGCTTGCGCGCGATCAGCCGCTCGTCGCCCTCGAACGGCGCACCCGGATTCTCCCGCTCGTTCCCCCAGCACACCGGCGGGGCGTCCACGCCCGGCGCGCCCTGGTACGGCTTCTCGAACACCGCCACCCTCGCCGCGACCCGCGCCTCCAGCGTGTGCGCGACCCCCGCCGGGAAGAACCCGTGATCCGACTCGCGCAGCGTCCGCGACTCGCCGTCCACCTCCACCTGCACCTCGCCGCTCAGCACGAACACGAACCGCTGGTAGCCCAGCAAAGACTCGCGCGCCCGCGCCCCGGCCATCATCTCGGCCGTGAACTGCACGAACCTCGCCCCCAGCCCGATCACCGGCGCGATGTGCAAGACCACCGCGCTGCCGGGCCACTCGGCCAGCGCCGTGCGGACGAACGTATCGGGCGTGATCACCGCGTGCGCCTCACGCAACGCGGAACGGGTGACTCCCAGGTGTTTCATGCGGTCTCCTTCGCCGGGCGCAGCAGCTGCCCCCGCACGGACTCGTCGAATATCGCCCCGCCGGGCGCCCATGCGAACACGCGCTGCCCGCGCAGGTACGTGGCCTGCACCCGCCCCCGGAAGCTCTGGCCCCGGTACGGGTTGCCGTGGTGGCGGTCATGCAGCTCGGTCAGGGTGAACGTCTCGTCCAGCCGCACCAGGGCGAGGTCGGCGTCCGCGCCCAGCCGCAGCGCGCCCTTACTGCCCAGCCGGAAGCGCCGCGCGGGATTCAGTGAGGCGACCGCCGCGATCAGTTCCAGCGGTACGTCCCGCTGCCAGTACCCGCCGTCCAGCAGCACATTCAGGGTGGACTGCGCGCCGCTGATGCCGCCCCAGATGGCGAAGAAGTCCTCCCCGGTCTTCAGTTCGGGTGGGGCGGGGGAGTGGTCGCTGCCGACCGTGTCGATCCGCCCGGCCTTCAGCGCCGCCCACAGCGCCTCGCGGGTGCCCGCGTCCCGGATGGGCGGCGCGCACTTCAGCAGGGCACCGACCCGCTCGA contains:
- a CDS encoding NAD-dependent malic enzyme, producing the protein MTRRTLPLTDHYDVRRGEDGHRYLHPLVRGFPLLRFPLLNKGTAFTEAEREALGLDGLLAPQVDTLDALVERQYAEYAQITEPLDRHVFLRNLQDRNEVLFYALLSAHVEEMLPVVYTPTVGLAVQKFSQIYRYPRGLTLSTRNIDRAGAALANVPLNDVRIIVATDSSAILGIGDQGFGGMAISIGKLSLYTVAGGVGPDKTLPVELDVGTGRADLRDDPAYLGVKHGRLTGDEYLRFVDRFVEATLQRYPKAIIQWEDFSKDAAFEVLRRYRRVVPSFNDDIQGTGAVVLAGVLNACRMKGEALRDQVVVVHGAGAGGAGVALAIREGMRRDGLSPEEIAGRVFVLDSRGLLTDDRHMEDYKRDLATPRALTDGWAGTDLESVIREAKATVLLGLSGQAGIFSEGAVRAAHANTPRPLVFPLSNPTANTEALPADILAWTGGQAIVATGSPFDPVSLHGEMHEIGQGNNAFIFPGLGFGAILARVREVTDEMVTAAAYALAEYTQTNHPGRTYPPVDELSHASIHVAVAVIRQALADGVATEFTLRGQSDAALLDTVRRKFWQPKYLPFRPRE
- a CDS encoding LacI family DNA-binding transcriptional regulator produces the protein MAQRAQVSVATVSRVLNGHNTVNEVLRERVEQAMRELRFRPNRIAQTLYHHRSKTIGCILPDIGNPFFSQLFLQLEIGAFERGYTMILGNTVSTRDMELTYLHALTERQVDGLLYLGGLTNDPHPDPDALRALHDIAERLPIVAVNGDVPGAPLASSVRSDERGGTRDLLDLLHRHGHTRVAFLGGQLDVTTSVEKLDLYRQQHPDAPNHWIQLTGLTIDAGRVAMTALLAAGTPPTACLCVNDLVAAGALAAAHERGLTVPGDLSIVGFDDIFVAQVVTPPLTSVNHNYPEVARQALDALLDAIEGQKPERHISVPTRLIERDSVSDRLVPL
- the allE gene encoding (S)-ureidoglycine aminohydrolase: MKHLGVTRSALREAHAVITPDTFVRTALAEWPGSAVVLHIAPVIGLGARFVQFTAEMMAGARARESLLGYQRFVFVLSGEVQVEVDGESRTLRESDHGFFPAGVAHTLEARVAARVAVFEKPYQGAPGVDAPPVCWGNERENPGAPFEGDERLIARKLLPDDPRFDFMMSTMSFAPGATLPYTEVHYMEHGLLMLSGEGLYKLQEAYYPVQTGDVIWMGAHCPQWYGALGRDWSKYLLFKDMNRHPLTLTGGQP
- a CDS encoding HD-GYP domain-containing protein yields the protein MSDVPVPPAAEVPAEDPRVQELRLYAAQLERYAEEFGALFHRYKMQEAELEAATLAVVNAFVVALGAHDAYTRDHTQRVQRSALMIARTLGWSDTQLEEVRLGAVLHDIGKTSISDTVLCKPGRLSDTEYRNIQRHPVIGAHMISGFPALTSARPYVLYHHERFDGTGYPEGLRGHDIPIQGRLLAVADAVDAMLTLRPYRPPLRLEQVLRELHAGSGTQFDPQLVEAFLLSGALDLYDLAHTPDTPDEPGD